GGAACACGCCGAATAACAGCGAGTTTGAGCCGCACGACGACACCATGGACCATTCGGCCGTGAGTCTGAGCGCCCTCATCGagtcccagcagcagcacgagctccagcagcaacaacaggcagtgcagcagcaacaggcggttcagcaacagcagcaggtggtgcagcaacagcagcaggtggtgcagcagcaacaacagcttgGCATGCCCAATCCCGTGGTGCAAGGCGGCGTGGGCCCCGGACCCGGACTTCCCGTAGCAGTGCCGCCACCCGTAGTTGGTTCTGTCCAGAATCCACAGGCCCAATTCCAACCCGTTGGCGTCGCCTCACTGGCTCCCCTCGGAATGGCGCAGTATCCACCGTACAGCTTCTGCCAGGGCTTGTATGCGCACCACCACAACCTGAGCTACCCGCCTGGGCAGATGCAGATGTTCATTTCGGCAgggccgccgccgccacctcaAGCATACGGCGGCTACCAGCAGCCGCCGCCACAGCAGCCGCCGAatccgcagcaacagcagcaggttGTGCAacagcaggtgcagcagcagcaggtggtgcaacagcaacagcagcaggttCAGATGGGCGGTCAGGCGCCACCAGGTCACCCTGGGCAGCAAGGACATCCGGGCCAACCGCCCTCTGGCTTCCAGCCGCAACCACTGCCAGGAGCATTCCAGGCGCTGCCGCCGCAGGCCTATCAGGCAATGCAAGCGGGTCCTCCGGGCCCGCCGATGGGTCCGCCTCAGGGCTACTATggtccaccaccaccaccgcctccgaACGGTCCGCCTGGCGTGGGCGTCGGCGTTGGAGTGGGCGTGATGCCAATGCGCCAGCATCAGCACCAACATCCCGTTTACCCATTCATGCAGCAGGCGCCGCCGCagccaccgcagcagcaacaaccgccGCCCTCGCAGCCACCCGTGCGACAACGACAACCACATCAGTTTACGTGAGTGATCCCAACCATGAGTCTTATTTGTGGTCAGCTTATGGGCGTCATATACTAATTACTTCTTCTTTTCTGTAGACCCACCCAGCTGCGATATCTGCTGGCTGCCTACAATGTGGGTATGCTAGCCATGGAAACATTAGCGCGACGCGTCCACGACGATCGGCCGCAGGCGAAGTATGCCCGTAATCCGCCATACGGCGAGGATGTGAAATGGTTGCTACGGATCAGCAAGAAACTGGGCACCCAGTATCTGCACCAGTTCTGCATCTGTGCGGTCAATTCGATCGTGAGTCCGTTCGTGCTGCACGACGTGGCTATTGAGTCCGCCCACTATCTGGGCAGGAACAACCACCAGATGGTGATGCAGCACCTGCGTTCTGCGCTCACACCTCTCGTCCAGAAGTGCCAGCAGATGTAAGTACTCAGCGTGCTGTTGTGCGAATAATGATCTTAAGCTAATGTGGACCCTTTCCATTGTCGCAGGTACATCCAATGCATCCACCAGAAGCTGTATCATCTGACCCAGGGCGACTATGAGGAGTTTGCTAGCATTGTGGTGGCGGCACGCGCCGCTTTCCAGATCACGCCGGAGGGGAACGCGCAATTCAAGGACTGGCTGCAGTCTATCAAGCGGTAAGAGATCCTGCAATTTGCACTTTGTAGTATATTTACTAAGTGGTCGATTCCTGTTGTAGATCGAAATCATGCAAAAAGGAGCTGTGGTCCCAGATCAATGCGGCCCTGCAGAGCAACTCCAAATGACAAAGACTTGACTCCTGCAATCTGATGACGgcagtggcaacagcaacattggcgacgacgacggcggcggcaggAACATCGGCCACAGCTGAGTGCAAGACAACAACGGTGGCGgcgagcagcagcggcaacaacagcgctGGTAATCACAACAACATCggcaatagcagcagcagtagcaccGGCGCCatcaccaacaacaacagcagcaacggcggcaacatcaacatcgCCATCAGCGACTCAGTGAACGGACAcaaccatcatcatcaccaccatcaccatagGCATCATCATTTGCTGGACACGCCGGCCAGCAGCGCTGCGGGATTAGCaacagcaggaggaggaggaggagggacAGCAGCATCAATCCCAGTGGCAGTCACACCGGTTGGCAATacaccagcaacagcatcgtcatcagcatcagctgcagttgcagttgcagctgcagcttcagcAGCACCAAGCAGCGTGGCCAGCTACGAGCGATCGGAGCGAAGACCCCCACTGCTGGGAGCACCACCGGCGCTGTCCACGgttagcaacaacaacggccgATCGGGCGCAGCGATCGCTTATCACTCGCTGATGCCGAACTATTATCCCAGCACGCGGCAGCTGCACATGCATGGCCATGCCCGGGGTCACGCGCAACCACCACAGCACGGGCAACCCCATCCCCACCAGCAACCCCAGCCACACTCGCATCCCCACGCGCATCCGCACCCACATCCCCATCAGTACCAACTGCAGTCGCTAAGCCACTACCATCAGCAACTTTAACAACGTGTCGCTAGCACTGCCCACGGGCACGGGCTACCAGCGGCTGAtgcgcctgctgctcctgctgcagcgtCGTCGCTTTGGCGGCCGCAAGAACaagacggcggcggcggacgAAGTGGGAGAGGAGGTGGAGgcgcaactgcagcagccagCGGTGGCTGTGCCTGTCGGCGATGAGGCTGGGAACCGGGGAACCATCGCCACTTCGCtctggctgtggctgtggctgctaGTGTTGCTGGTTCTGCTGTTGGTCCTGggcctgccgctgctgctgatgatgctcCTCTGATCCGCGTCCACATCCGGAGCCATTCCCCTCCCGAGAACCACCGCACTTAGTTCATgttaaacatagttcttatTTGTATCTTCAGTTTTCGTtagccattttttttttcgtatttaatCAAGCTACACTTAGATACACGATGGAGCCACTTTTCAGGcgtggtgtgtgtgcgtgtgagcaTTTTAGACTGAGATATctgccaacaacaacaaataccgATGcccacacacaggcacacacccACGctcaagaacaacaacaacaacacccacAAGCGTGGAAGTTGGGAAAGCTCTGTTTGATTTTTCAAGAATGTGTTCAGTTAAACTAACGTATTTATAGACGATCTATCAAATAGTTATCTACACCGACAGCTATATGAAAAAGAACTCGgacttatacatatatgcttaCGATCCCTAGACctaactttaaataattttcactAACATCAGCTTCGCAAAACGTAAGAATACCCATCttcttctatatatatattttgtaatctTAAGTAAGAGTAAAGAAAGAACGGTTTATATACCCTATACATATTAATACCTGTGGTTAAGCAATTTTTTAggattttcaaatttatttgacCAACAACATCCAATACCCAACACGAAACCCCATCGATGCACCAGAAATTCTTCGCTGAGCAGTTAATTTTGAATGTTCAACTAGCAAACGATCTCAACTAAAGTATTCTCACATTTCCAGTTGTGTAGAATTACTACGTTTGAAAAATGTGGGAAAAcgcgccacgcccacaaacagcTGAATCTGATGGATGTGTATCTAGGTCTATACAGCTAAATTATAGATAGCGAATATTCGAAAAAAACTGCCAGGATTTCTTTTGCTTCGACCCACATATATGTGTCCGTCTTTTCCGACCTTATAACTACCGAGCAAAGACAGATCGAAACGATTTCTAGAAAACGCAAATCATTATGttcacacacaagcacacacacacacacacacacacactttttatGATATACAACTATTGAAAGAAAATGGTTTTTGTTGGTTAATCAAACGAGTTTAGCTGAATCATCAGAAGAggagtttatatttttacatttaaaataaacaacaacaaaaaaagaacaaaaaactacaaaaacaaccgaaaaaaaatatatattttgctttacaaaattgtttatattttaaaaccttttttaattattttttaatggtttttataTCGACGCATATAAAACATTCTTATTATTAAACCATTAATacacaaaagatacaaaaagcaaacgaaaaaaaagatcaaacaatttttttttattatatacaaACAGTGctgttttgaataaatatggttttttggatttatttcaaaacgcagtgaaaatcgaaaaaaaaaaaacgaaacaaaaaacaaaaacacacaaaataatctatgttggttttatttttcttggttttccttCCAGATCACATAGTTTGTTCACTaaagctttggtttttccttcttattattatagttTAGTTGATTCTTTCTTTTGCGGTTTTGCCACCCAATCCCATCCTCATCATTCCAATCCAACGCAACCGATCTTCAGcccaagcaaacaaaaaaaaaaagaaaaactaaagcaAACTGCCACTTTCTTGAGGATTCGATTCAGTAATGTTACatgaatattataaatataactagTTATACACGATCGCGAGCACCTGAAGATTCCTCGAGTGCGGGCGGCCTGAGCTCCACGGGATTCCGGATCGGATCCCTGGATTGGTATCGAAGCAGCCGGATCGCTTCAGTTCCCGCTTAAAGGTTGTAAATACGGACGACGTCTTATATAAGTATTGTAACTCCCTTGtgtttttgtataattacGAGTAGAGCAGCCAGAAACCGATTATAAAGCgaatatataaatgaaattacatCGAATCCAGgccgatttcgatttcgatttggatttggattcggacTCAGATTCGAGTTCTGAAAGCAATCGCGTAATTTGTAAACTTTTAGTAGGCAGTGTTTTATACAAAGAGcgtagcaaaaataaaaataccgaGAGCAACTTAATCtatttatataaagtaaaaCGAACGCAAtctgtaaattaaaattaacaacatgtttttaaattacCATATAGTTGACTATTTCcgtgacaaaaacaaaaaattgaaaacaagaaGAAACAAAACCCAATTAGAAGAGAAGGCAGACAATTTCTCGCTTTGTTCGccattaatatttgtaaaataacaataatccCCAATTAGCAAACCAAACGATCGAAGAACGAATTgtggaaaatatataactatagCAACGCAACTAGCAGACAAAGGAAGACCATTAGCCCATTGACTCGAACCACTCAATAACAATAACTGAATAGTAAAACGAACAAACCAACAACATTCgatctaaaataaaaataataaatgcgaACATAATGTTAACGTAGCCGATTAGCCTTTAGATCACATATAGCGCATATTTTACACAAGCGTAGTGAACCAATTTCCAAACTAAACTTAGAAACTCCACGAACCCAAACTACACAGATCCCCAAATCACCAACTCGCCTACACCAAAGTTTAAACTCCAaggagtttttttttcagtcaGCTGCAGTGGAAAAGTTTTCACTTCCTACAGAATTCCCGCTTAATATTAGATTTCAAAATTCGAAATCGTGCACGTTCATACCTCCTTATTTTTAATGGTAGAAATCGAAAATCTGGTTTTTGAAGATCTGTCCCATATCATTCAACTGCCACTGACACTAGGTTCATCTTAGAACAATATTAGCAAGTAACGCCGATTCCATTCGAGATTCAGTTTCCACCAACTTGGTCGTAGGACTCCACGATTCCCCCCACAAGACATGCACCCACAATTATCCTTGCACCGTGGCGTGTATATAGCCATGCACTGGATCGTCCGGACCTGGACGGGATGTGGATGCAGTGCGGCTATATCAGCTATGTAGCTTGCGAATCTGCTTCCCGTTTGGATCTGCACCACATACataacatatatacaaatatagaCAActcccatatatatataaatatatatatatatatatatttacagatacatattaaaattgaagcggacataaattaatatttaatcttaAGTCGGAAATAAAACATTACCTCATACTTTAAAAACTTATGAAGACAGTTACAAGTAGAAcactcgaaaatatatagattatataccatatacaCGATAAATATAGGCCATTTTTTTGTAGCAATCGAACTTAGGCTTTATGAAATTCTATCATTTGTGAAACGAATAGCAGCTATGATTTTCCTGTTGTGAGAGAGAAAACCGAGGAAAAGCGTGGAAATGTGCAGTTATAGCGAGGGATTGGGATTAACTTCCATTCCGGGGATTCCCCCATTGGCTCCTTTCTCTACTCATGGCTCTTTGTACATTTTTGCactgtaaaaataaaatattaaacatataaatatataaattgcttgctaaaaaagtttaaaaaaacgAATGGAAAACGCGCAAAgtttaacataaaatatatacatacatgaaGCGacgttatttatatatacgcCTACAGAAACATGCAAAAActattatatacaaaaaaatatatacatacatatataaatatatatatatatatacaatactTATTTACATTGCGTATTTTAGCGTTTTATTCGAcatcggaaaataaaaaaaaataaaaccaaaaaccaatcGTAGAAACGCTACAAAAGTGTTCTTtttaacgaaaaaaaaaaataaataaaaataaatacagaaagcggaaaatagaatattaaattaagcaacagaaaatatttatacactgAGATGCCGCGGCGAGTTGAAAgtttgaatattaaaaaaaaagttgggaGAGcgaaaaatttttaattgaatttttaattttacaaaagcATACATGTTTTATTTACCAATCGCTGTAAATATCAAGCAACACACTATTCTGGCGGGcttttttgagtttttttttttaatttcaaactgtCTCCACTATTCGGCCACAgcccccagccacgccccatGAAACCAATACCACTACAATGCAAAGCTTTAATTCattgccacacacacagagagacacaacacacccacacccagcAATGCAAAAGTGctttaaacataaaaaatacgTTTCTCTTAAGTAaacttgaaaactttttaCAAACAGACGAAACACAAGGACACAGAAAACAAGAACTCTGCCAAAATCAAGCTAATACAGacgaaaaaagtaaaaactaaatgaaaaccGAAATCTTCTCtaaaaaatagcaacaaattgtAAACAAGAATATAACACGGAAATAACTAATTATACATAAATGATTAAATAACGAATCGATGAGCAGAACGAATAACAagaatggaaattaaaaagcttattttatatattcaaacatacaacaataaaaaaaaccgaaatgaCCATTAATGAACTAAATTATAAACGAACCGAGATATAGTGTATATGAATGATTTTTAACCATGTAAAAATTTTGAACCAGTCTCTTTCGAATTTTATTCGTTTTCAAATGGCCCGAAAGGCAAGAAGCTGAGTTAGTGAGGGAGAGAGATAGAGTGAAGAGAGGGCTAGAGCAGCGCATTATtattaactaatttaatatgcaatatATCTactatatttaaagaaaaccaaaataataCAGATACATGAAcgaggaaaattaaaatatacaccGCAAGGGAGAACATAAAATGAacacattttaaaacaatgaaaacgaaacggaaaaaaatacaaaaaaacactcaaataaaaaagaaaaaacagaacaaaaaggaaaaaaaaacataaaaacagttaGTTTTTCTCATATCGAACTTAAATTCTGTTTGGATGGGGCGACAACTCTGTAAAGGACTATTCTCCGATATCTATGTTATCGATATTTGCACAAAATCTAGtacattttttgaatttgcaaAGAAATTGCCTTGTTCAAATATTACAACGAGTTTCACTTGCAATATTTGCATTAACTTATTTATCAAAAGATAGGTGTATAagataaaacttaaaattaaacaatctCTAGGTTTATAAATTAGTAAGCTTTGATGGCTAGGGTTTAATTTGCAAGCCGCCAATCGATTGTTTACGTATTTGCGCACACTTTGGCCACACTGCCCCACACTGTTGCACTAGTCAATCGATTGGCTGTGCCAAATAACGCCTCCTGCTATCGATATCAaccaagaaaaaataaaatttattaaatagatTTGTACATAGGAAATCTGGTGAGGCGAAGCGAATAACATCTGGTCCAGCCAAAAATGCCAACCAAGTTGGTGGGCTAAAATAGTAAATCCGAAATCAAAGACtaggagcagcagaaggagtAGGACCTGACCACCAGTGGAGGAGCGACCGTGCGAGCGAGCGAACGAACGGAGCGGAGCAGAGCAGTAAAAGCAGTGTAGCATTGATTTCATCTTTAAGCGGAGATGAACGAGAAAATCGTGCCGGAGCAGCGCGGCGGCGAAGATTCCTCATCCTCCGTCACGGCGAAAAGTGCAACGGCAGCGGCGTCAGCGTCGTCACCGTCGATGACGTTGGCCTCGGCGGCCTTGGAATCGCACAAGACGACCACCATCACaaccgccagcagcagcccTCGCACCAGTGGTGCATGTGCATCCTCCTCTCAATCTGCATCTGCACCTGCATCGGCGTCCAGCTACCAGGAAAAGCAGCCGATGCTGAATGCCACCGATATGCGCGAACTGCGCGAAATCAAGCAGTTGCTGTGGGGCGACAATGTGCGCGAAGATGTATTCAAGCGTTGGTCTCAAGGTAACCACCCAATCAACAGCCTCGTCTCCCCATCTCCCCATCTCCTCATCTTCCCATCCCCCATGCACATCGtatgcaccaccacccactgtgGGCAAAAAGCGCGCCCTTTTTGCGCTCGGCAAGGCTGCGTCCAGTTGGAATGGGCGCTTTTATCTTCAACTTGGCCCAGGTCATGTTCATTCATATTTACTCTTGTTTTTCCAACTACAATCAGTTTCCTTTTCGCTAAGAATAGAAACTTATCCCAGGTCATGTCTAAAGCATTACTGTCAAGAAGCAAACATGCAGATTGTAAATACTCCGTGTCTTTATTTCCTCTTTCATATCTCGACTCTTATAATTGggcattaattaattactttttttaatACCACGAGTAGTTATAGTATTTAATGACTAACTACGATTATAGAcaaagttagttagttaaCCTGTCATCAAATTTTGAGATAAATAAGTCTAATTTTAATACTCTTTGTTCAAAGTTATCGTATTATTATTGAGTATTGAGTATTATCTTTCAAGTACTATTCCTTCTTATCaaaccttttgtttttgcttctaTTCCCAATTATTAACCCATTAGACATGAATATTGTAATATATTGTTCAGCCCACTCAATTGTAAATATGAATACAAGATTTGGTAGCCTTATAAAGGCTGGTAAAGGTTTCCGCACTACCTGCCCTCTTGTGCTCCTCCACTTTTCACATTGCAGTACCCATCTTCTTATTTTACTTACACTAATTTCTTCACCAGGATTCGAGTTTAGTAAAGTGGAACCGTCTGCATTGGTGCAGAAGCAGGGCGGTCCTTGTGCTGTGATAGCGCCGGTGCAGGCGTACTTGCTTAAGATTATTATCATGGACTTGCCAGGCATCAAGCTCTCGGAGGTTGGTCAACTTCTACCACTTGAGTACCGTACCACGCTAATCTCCACACTTATTCAGATTTCCCCCGACAAATCGCAGAACCTGCTGATCCAGGCATTGTGTGACATCCTGAAGAACTGTCGGGCGCCGCGTTACCGCATCGTCCATCTCTTGCGCCGACGAGGAAACGCTACAGAGGCTGGATCACCCAAAAAAAGCTCACCGGCCGGCGAGGAAGGATGTGCTCCAGCAGGCCAAGCGGCAGGATCTTCCGAagaggtggaggaggcggcTGAAGCCACTCCCGCCTCGGTCAGCAAGTTGTCCCAGGCCCTGCAGCTCGATCAGGACTTGCACGAGGAAGTGTCGCCGGATGAGTTCCACGAGCGCCTGCACACGATCCACTTCAAGGATATCGAATCCGTGGCCCGCTACTATATGGAGAACTACGGCCAGCTGGCGCACACATACGGCGTGCTGCTGTTCATGTACTCGGTGTTCCTCACCAAGGGCTCGGAGCTGGTTGCGGCCGATATATCGGACACGTCGGAGCCCCTGATACACAGCACATACGGCTATGGCGGTCAGTCGCTGATTAACCTGATGCTAACTGGGCGAGCCGTTGCCCATGTCTGGGATAATGAGCAGGACGTTGGCGGACTGAAGCTGCGTGGCATCTGTGAGCAGAGCGACATCGGCTTTATAACACTGATGGAGGAAATGCGTTACTGCACGGTGGGCTCCTTCTTCAAGAACCCACGCTATCCCGTATGGGTGATGGGCTCCGATACGCATTTAACCGGTGAGTCATCCAATAATCTACCCCTTTTGATAGCGCTTTGTGCGCCTTCGCCGTGGGCTCTTACTAATTGCAGACCTCTTATCTCTGCCCAGTTCTGTTCAGCAACGAAAAGAGGCTTGTCTCGCCAGAGACGCCCTCGGAAACTGGTCGACGTATCTTCAAATCGTACGACCCGGAGGGCAACAATTTCATATCGACCACAATGCTGCGCGAAGTCCTCGTCGCCTTGAATCTGGTCAGCGAGCCGGCCTAGTAAGCTAAACCTAATGTCGTTCATTAAAGACGGTTTGTAATCGATGCCCTTTGCAGTGTCGCCCTCATGCAGAAGCGTCTTGATCCGGAGAACTTGGGCATTATACTGCTAAATGCGTTCATGGACGAGTTCTTCCCGCTGGAGAGCCGCTCCACGCCTGATACGTTCGAGCTGATGCACTACAACGGCATACCGGGCTCCAATGAGAACAACAAGGTGAGCAGTGGACCGGCCAATCTCTCTCGTTCACTGTGATGGCCAATTTATATACGGAGCGCTTATTAACTTATGTATTCTATGCAGGTGCGCTACTATTGCGGCACGGCCATTTTGCTGGAAGGCGATCTGAAGTCGGTCTGCACCTCGAACCCGATGGTCACCTGCCTGCAGACCAAGTGGCCAAACATCGAGATAAACTGGCACGACGGCCATATGCCCTCCTTGAATTGACGCCGCCAAGGGATCCAGCGAAAATCGCTGCAGAAGGTGGGCCAGAGTCGCATGGTACACCATGGACATACTGTGATGGAGAAAACACTGTTGTAGACAGAAGAAGACGCGATTGCACGTTTCTATTTCACACTaagttgtatttatttgaaaatattttaaaaaaccgCTAACAACGTACCAACcgaaatattaacaaaaactaaaaaaagaaaagggaataACAAAAAGCAGAGCGGCTTAACTCTAACAGATTCGTTTCGAAGAAGAAACTGCAGCCATTTTGATGCATCCGCAGGGGATTAGAAGGTTTACGCCAAGCGTTGACCCACTCAAAAACACCCCGAGAAAATTccatgaaaatggaaaaaaaaaggagtcGTGCGGGAATGGAATGAACATACAtcttacaaaacaaaaaaaacaaaaacaaactcaaatcTTAATTCGAAAATTGTACgtttaaatttgcattgcaaaaaaTGAACTCAACTAAAAATACAGGCAACACAATATACCTTAATGAATAAactaaaaatcgaaaaaaacaaatcgtaATTGAAACATTAGACAGACAAAGCAAAAGCGAGAGTATGaacgaaatttgtttttggccttttAACAAAAATTCTTGTAGTGTTAAACcatttaatacaattaaataaacacaGATGCATTGAAAACAGGGCGCAGAAAAGGGCGTATTCGAATCCAGCATcagagcgaaagagacaggGAACAGGGATAGAAAGAGAAAgtgagggagagagagagcaaggCAATGATTACTTCAAGTCAAACAAGAACTAAgtataaattaacaaaaataacaattctatttaaaataaacaagaaaaatccaaaatctCACCCAAAtgttgtgcttttttttttgcctgcaaCAATTTGTTCTACCCATTTTCCTAGCAGAACCCGCAcattttccgacttttcctCCAAAAGTGCTCATACATAGATATTGCATTCATGTGTTTCATATAGGCCTCCCTATCTATCCGCGTAGTACCGACTACATACATACTCTACCTTAACTGTACATCGGTGGTGGACTCACTCATTTGGCGGCGATAAGAGAATCTGGAAGTCCGGAATCCT
This Drosophila simulans strain w501 chromosome X, Prin_Dsim_3.1, whole genome shotgun sequence DNA region includes the following protein-coding sequences:
- the LOC6726394 gene encoding ubiquitin carboxyl-terminal hydrolase MINDY-3 homolog, giving the protein MNEKIVPEQRGGEDSSSSVTAKSATAAASASSPSMTLASAALESHKTTTITTASSSPRTSGACASSSQSASAPASASSYQEKQPMLNATDMRELREIKQLLWGDNVREDVFKRWSQGFEFSKVEPSALVQKQGGPCAVIAPVQAYLLKIIIMDLPGIKLSEISPDKSQNLLIQALCDILKNCRAPRYRIVHLLRRRGNATEAGSPKKSSPAGEEGCAPAGQAAGSSEEVEEAAEATPASVSKLSQALQLDQDLHEEVSPDEFHERLHTIHFKDIESVARYYMENYGQLAHTYGVLLFMYSVFLTKGSELVAADISDTSEPLIHSTYGYGGQSLINLMLTGRAVAHVWDNEQDVGGLKLRGICEQSDIGFITLMEEMRYCTVGSFFKNPRYPVWVMGSDTHLTVLFSNEKRLVSPETPSETGRRIFKSYDPEGNNFISTTMLREVLVALNLVSEPAYVALMQKRLDPENLGIILLNAFMDEFFPLESRSTPDTFELMHYNGIPGSNENNKVRYYCGTAILLEGDLKSVCTSNPMVTCLQTKWPNIEINWHDGHMPSLN